CGCGAACGCTTCCAGTGCTCCGGTCGCCGCCGGCCACCCCATCCTTACCCTCCCCACTACAACTCACCAGATTCCGATACCTGATGCATGTCTTCCTGGTCAAATCCATCATTCTAACTCCACCGCTGCCGCCTCCTTTCTTCGCATCGCTGCCATCTCTTCCGTGGGTTTTCTCCTCAAGTTCAGGAGGCTTGCAGTTCCTCCTGAGCTGCCAGACCGGGCTGGTCCGGCCAAGGTGGATGCCATCATTGAACCGGACCTGTCCCGGGTTGGAAGCCCACCTCCTCCTGGTGGTGGAGGCGGTGGTAGCCGGCTTCGAGGACTCTCCACGGGAGTTGCTCCGGGAGCAAGGCGTGCTACTGGCCTTGCGCCGGGCCACCATAACCTTGGCAGTGTTCCCGGTGCCGGCGTTTCCGGCGGAGCAGCTCCTCGAGAAGGGCCAGATGTTGATGACAAGCTCCGCGGCATGAGCGGCGCTgtttcttctctccttcttcctcaccCTCTCTGCCAACTTTCTCTCCCCTGCCTTCAAAATATCCATCCATCTCTTGGAGGAGGTGGTGGGAGGAGGGGAAATCGAGGAGTCTGGGGGAGGTGGTGGTGTGTCGGTGTTTGGTTCGGATGGGAGTTGGGTGGTGGAGTTGGGGTTGCGTTGGGAGGGAGGGAGGAGGTGGAGAGGGAGGAGGACGCCGTCGACGAAGAGTTCATCGGCGGTGAGAAGGTGAGGCTGGGGGATGGAGGGCTCTTTGCCAACCATCCAGAACTCGAActc
The DNA window shown above is from Elaeis guineensis isolate ETL-2024a chromosome 8, EG11, whole genome shotgun sequence and carries:
- the LOC140851043 gene encoding uncharacterized protein, whose translation is MSTLLLVLVLLPVHLTCSPPQPPSMDSSSSSEFEFWMVGKEPSIPQPHLLTADELFVDGVLLPLHLLPPSQRNPNSTTQLPSEPNTDTPPPPPDSSISPPPTTSSKRWMDILKAGERKLAERVRKKERRNSAAHAAELVINIWPFSRSCSAGNAGTGNTAKVMVARRKASSTPCSRSNSRGESSKPATTASTTRRRWASNPGQVRFNDGIHLGRTSPVWQLRRNCKPPELEEKTHGRDGSDAKKGGGSGGVRMMDLTRKTCIRYRNLVSCSGEGKDGVAGGDRSTGSVRVGSNVGLFNLRAIFSRMVV